A segment of the Populus nigra chromosome 12, ddPopNigr1.1, whole genome shotgun sequence genome:
CATATAAACAATCCGCAAAATAGATAAGAAATAAATGAGAACTATCACATGAAACATTTATACATTATATAAATGAGATATTaagttctatttaaaaaaaaaattggttaccTTGTACCATGTAAGTGGATTTCCAGCATTTGAGAACTTTTTCCACTGAACTTGGCTTGATCCTTGCTCTGTGTAAATTTGTAATGTCTCTCCCTGCAATCCTATCTGCATCAAAAGATAGGTAGTTATGAGTGGTGAGAGCAGAACAAGTCTAAAATCATTATTTGAAGTTAAGATGATTAAATTAGAAGTCATGCAggaataataaagaagaaaaatgagttCAGGGAAAGAGCAGAAGACAGTACCTGATATCCCCATGAGTAGTTGGTGAAGTCATTATTGTCTTGTTTATCTCTAATCATCACGGTTCTCAGTCCTGCAGCTCTGTTCTCCAAAAATGCTCCTGAATCCTTTACACCATTGGAATAAATTTCAAGGTGAACTGAAATTTCTTTAGCATGTTAAGAAGTAATTTCTTTAACTGTAAAATCTGGTAGTGCGAGGAAGGTGGAATTTCAATATTACCGGCATTCCAACCATCACGCTCAGTAAGGAGACATTGTTAATCCCTATACTCAAAGAAACACTTGTTTCGAATTTGAACCTTGGATTCTTACGGCTTCCTTGAACAGATCCTGAAACACAACAAATCTATAAGTTGCTTGTTACTAAATTTTGGACAGTAAGGAGGGAAGAATTTCACATAAAAGAGCAAACTCCAGATTCAAGAAGTTAATCAATATTTATTCTCTGTACATGCAGTAATAGTTAAGAAATTATGTGTTGGTATCTTTCTTGggtaataaaatatattttcacaaaTGTATACATGGCCATTCCTAAATACTGACTCGTTTCTTTCGCATAGGTGAAATAGAGCTCACCTACTGCTTGTCCGTTGACAAATGCATGCAAAGCATGGCCAAGAGAGCTCACATCAAGTATGGCTTGTGTGTCAGATGACTCATGCTGAAACCTTTTGATGAAAAATGTAAACAATTCCAAAAATTAGTAATCCAAACAAGACAATTTGTGAACATTTTTCAGTTAAGCATTTACTTCATATTTAAATTAAGAGGCCTACATTTGAGTTGGATTAAAATGTGAACGTGTATGGTAATTGTAATCAAAGTTGATCACAAGACTAGTATAGTTTTTCTCAAGCATTTCAAGTTCAGTCAAAGAACTGAGTTCATAATTAATGTAAAATTGATTGCGGTATACCTGAATGTGTACCAAAGATAATCAGATGAATCTTTCGTGGTATTCATCTGCTCCAATAACGTTTCTGATCTTGTTGAGGTGCTGTCGAAGTTAGGGATTGCTTCGGTGAATTCCTGCCACACATCTGCAGCATCTAAAACCTCGCCTCTTCCCATAGTTCTTGTGGTGTATTGAGTACTGACCTGTTCAAGATTCAAGAGGTTCAAGAATTAAGCCTAACAATTACAAACTTTCAGCCAGTACTAAAAGGTGTTCAGTTTCGGATCAGGGTCAGGAAATGAGTCTTGCCTTGGCAGTATTGAAGGAAACATTCTTGCAGTCAGGTAAGATGCTAATTGACATTGGAGGCAAGTCGTATGAAGCATTTCGAAAGGGAACAGATGCGGCATTGCTTGAGTCATTGTTTATGAGAAAAGCAGCACATTCTCCTGATACTGCATTAAAGATATAGGCCTACAATATGGCAGCACAATACAATACTGATTACTCCGTAGAGTTGTGCTGTTCTGCACAATTTTTTCATGAACCATCTGATTTATGGGATTCGTATGGCATTCTGCCAATGAGATTTCACAGAAAATTTGATATACCTATTCAGATGTGTCAATTTCAACAGTACAAAATCTTTTCTGTTTTGCatccaaaagaaagaaaaatgctaAGAATTCCTTTCTGATGTCCTTACTTGTTGCTGTGGGCCTAGGTAGAGATTAACTTGCACTCCTGAAAGCAAAGGCGTTGAACATAGTTTTATTGCGGCATGCAACTCCTTGAGATGACCCCATTTTGGTTGTGTAGTCAATCCTAAATTTCATCAAAGATATGTCTGGTAAGATTTTCTGTTAGACAACACAGAAAATACTACGAAAGGAGGTATAGATGCATGCGAAAGCTTACCATACTCATCAAGTGGGGCTTGATCATAATAACTAGTTGTTACAAATGCAGAGGCTGATCTCCCGAAATTGGTTCCACCATGATACTGAAACGGCAAATTAAGCCTTAGCAGAAATTATTTCATGGTCTAAAGTGCATCCGAGAACAAATCATCAATTCTTCCAGCAGGCTGGCACATATATTTCATCTCGTATGCTTGTTGATACTTGCAGGGCGAGACTCATGTAAATGTGAGAGGAAAAAGCTTGTGaacatatatatagttatcAGAGGAATGTAATACCATGTAATAGTTTACAAAGCTTCCCTTCTTTGCAGCGATGAATAATGTAACATGAAATGCAATGTCCTCTGCAGATCTCAGTGGTGCATCCTCACCATATACTTGATAGCTGAAAGAAAAACATGGAAATCAGTTCGGAGAAAATCTTTTGTATACCTTCTTAGTCGAACAGCTATAGTGCTCGTCAAAGGAAGGGGAGGAAAAAGGCATCAGTACATAAACATAAACTTACTGAGTTGTCCAATTCTCTGTCCATATTGATGGTTTATTTGGTGAGTTAGGGCCAACAAATGTCTGTCCACATTTCATTCCATTGCATGAATTTATCTGCAAACTACACTCCATTAATGCTTCTTCATTATGATACAGGGTACAttgagatataattaaaaatgtacGTAGGTGTTCAAGGAAGGGATTCAGAAGAACCTGTGCCCTATAATTTACAGTTTCCTGAAACTTGCAAGCTAGTTTGCAGAAAAAGAAGACTAACCACATGACCAGGAGCATTATTTTGCTTGCACATAACCCATGGCACCCCAGTTTGAAGTCCCTCAGCCATTTGTGCTGCCCATTGGACATATGCTAGACCCTCTTGACCATAAGCCTTCTGTACCGTGCCATATTCATTCTCGATCTGTAAAAGTGAGAAACATTAGATCCTAATAATCTTCTACAGACATACCCACTCACATAGTTTCATTGCAGATTGAACCTGTGATAGTATGATTGGACCTCCCTGTGAAGCATACAAATTCTCTGATTGCATCATGCTCACTACTTTTGCAGTAAAGTTTTGCATATATACCTGCCATGCCATCGATTAAATAAgttgccttaaaaaaaaaaacccttgtatACTGTAGCTATTCACACACTACCacagatttaacagttttagtTTCCATTGGTATTTACTCACACACAGTACAGTCTGGTATTTCTTACAATATTGTCGTCAACACTTTGAACCCTGTAACCTGTTAGTCTATCCAGTCCTTGGGAATAAATGTCAGGATGCCATGCCAAGATATATACAACAAGTGATCTCAAGGAAAGAATTATTACCTTAAAAGGTTCATTGTCAGATCGAAAAACAATCCCCGGGATGTCATGCAGCCAGAATGGGAGCCCTCTGcaacataataataatctttcgtctattaacttatatttttttatatattttttaattattatgattattattaattattacccATAAGACCATTCACTTTGAATAAAGGGTCCAATCCTAAGACATGCGTAGAGGCCCTGTGCCTGGACTTCCTTGATGAACCTCACTATGTCGTGCCCTCCACTGAAGTCATACTGCCATTAATTAcacaggaaaaacaaaaaaaacaaaaagattaacAAGTGATCAGTGAATGCGAAAAGTAATTAAGAGAGGATTAAGGAGTTGGGATCATGGCTACAGACATGACCAGGTTGTGGTTCATGGACATTCCAAAACACGTAGGTTTCTATGGCATCCAGTCCTCCTTCCTTGGCTTTGGCTATCAGAGATGGCCACATCTGCAAATATTTACTGTTAGAGCAGcagtcatatttttttaattttttggaaaaCAGGTAAGATGGggaaaattataagaaaagaattgggttttggagaaaaaaaaataataaattgagaatGGTCAACACTAgtaatttcaagaaattatatatccagttatttttaatatagcgAGGAGAAATTAATTGATCTTGAGTAAAATGTAAGGAACATAACATTAGATTATACAATTATTTTCTGATGAACGTAGAAGCTACATGGATCAAATCCCCGGCCAAATATCATTTACATCCAACTCTCAATTCTgatgattaatttattaaaacgTCAACATTACTataagatatataatataatttaccATCATCGCATTTCTTGTAATTatcttcaaatattaaataacgtTGGATCAAGCCACTcaattaataaattcttaatcGAGGCCACTAATATTACGATGCCTCCCCATGTTGAAATAATACCATGAAAGCTGTCTTTTGAAGAGATAATCTAGTTGAAACTTGGGATTTTCATTTACATATGTTTTCcattcaaatcttaaaaaagaaaaatgggtcatctaaatttatttatttttataaaactatataaattccACAAACAATTAAAGTTTCaagaataatttatattattcattaacaaattctttaaataaaagtttttttaatttcaaaacttgtATAGGTTTAcaactaataaaatttgaatttatgatcatttaatcaataaaactctcatatcatattaaaaatattttcaacccaaaaacttaactttctatataaaattttgatagtaattttatattattttctaagtaTTTAATGTTTAGAAATGTAGGTTTACATGGCTAGAGACAGCAGGACAGATTTCCTTGtgtgctaataaaaaaaagaaaaacaaaaaaaaaagcctcaaCGAGAATCTCGAGGGATCTCTTTCAGTGTTACCCAGATGAGCCTTTTAAGTGCAGCAAAAAAGATAATAGAAGGATGGATTAGGAAGAGTGAAAGAGGGGCATTTCTCATGGAGATCCAACAACACTAAGAAAATATAtacttgagaaagaaaagaaagtcaaCTGCTATGTATACTACAAACATTTGCGTACAAATGCAATAAAACCCTACATCTAGCTTGTTCTTGGTGAGCTGTGTTGGATTTCTTTTGTTAAACTATATAATGTTTGTGTGAGAACATGTAATGTAATGTATGTGTGAAACTtgtaagggttttttttcaaaaacaaatataaaccaCGGAAAGCAAAGTTgaggtagaaaaaaaatttacggAAAGCAAAGTTgaggtagaaaaaaaatttgtttgacgtgctgatatcaaaaataaaaaaaatattatatatatatttataaataaaaaatattttaaaaacaatcgtTATATACTACAATttttaaacaaactaaaaaacctAACCAAGTGTTCCAGCACTTGATCTAAATGATGGGGGGAGATCGCAAACTCGAGGTTTTCAGTTAATAATATACTTATACGTGGGTTTAGAAATGTAAGTTAtaaaatttggataaaaaatatttttttttaattaatttttcatgatttgacTATTATTAATTTAGCTACTAGTTCGGTTCTAAATTGCTGTGGTGTCACTTGATGATAATCCTTTGTTCTAGACTACTGAATATGATTTTCCAAGTTAGTGAACttataatgaaatgaaattatccAAGTGATTGATATCGAACTAACTTGATCACTATAACAAATTAACTTTCGATATTCATGATTTCTTCATTCTAATTTTCAACGAGAACAACTACTGCAATGAAATACAGTGATCAGCTCGGTGGCAAGCTTGTTCTTCTTCCAAAACGAAAACAATTATGGCATGCATAGAAGGGTTTGTAAGCTAAAGTACCTCTGGGGTGCTTCGAGGATAGTGAATAGAACCAGAGAAAACAATCTTCCGTTGCCCATCAATGATCAGAGATCTGCCATCGTAGGTTACATCTCTGCCACGAACGGCACTACCACTGCCAATAACTGCTAAAACAGCCGCCACTAAAAACAATACCCTCCTCATCTATAGTAGTACTGATCGCTACCCAAAAATCTATACTTTCTCTGTTGGAGGGAAGAACTATATATGATCTCTCGTTAAGAACACAACAATGGCGGCAAGAGCCGGCACTTTCTATAAGTATTTGTGGCAAGACATGCACATACGGAAATCAAGTGTAAGCTTAGTTTGGGAACTTCCCTTTAAATATATAGTAGAACAGCTTtccatatataataaaataaaataaagagcttATAAGGGTTGTTGTATTTCCgccaaattaataaaataattaaagggtTTAACCCTAGCAGTAAGGAGGTTTGCCCTTGCCTTTGTTTTTGTAGCTCGAGTGCCTCTCTGGATATTAAAATATAGGCTCGATCGATTTTAACGGAAGATGCCGGcgaacaaagaaaatgaaagtagTGCACAGTCGTAAGCTGAACAAGATGTTGGTGAGAGGAAGAGACGGCAGAGGAGAGGGTATAGTGTCGCACGTCAGATCGGTTTCACATAGAATTTGGGCGGCTCCTCCACTGTGTTTGACTGAGAGAGTAACAAATAACCAATTATGCATCGCCATCTGATATTTTACGAGGCAGCAGTCAAAAAAGAGATCTTGCTTACTTGCTTGCTTGAAGAAACTTGTGGCGTAAGTAAAGGAAATAATGAGTTGAGCTGTAGCAAGATATATAAATTATGTGACTCCGTACTCATCCCTTTGTTTAGACATTTATAATATAGTACAAGCATCTCTtgtataacacacacacacacacatatatatatatatatagttgccTTCATGGGATGTCCCTAGTGTTTGTAATTgcaattgaatctttttttttggttaaaatttgattttttttattttaaattaaaattttttattaattttagatcgttttgatgtgttaatattaaaaataattttttaaaaaaatattattttaatatattttcaaataaaaaaacactttaaaaaataatatttaccacactctcaaacactgTCGTAgcccctttcatatatatattgaaatagcaaggtaaattataaattaatcattttagttttctagtttcaaaaactatttgttttgttttaagaaataatatgggattcatctattttttgtaaattatattcATGTTTCAGTCTTTTTCATAATAAGAGATATATAGAAGTTAAATATTGCATTCTagcattaacatatattttctattgtgatatataaaaggaaatataatttgttttctttagagAGTTTATGTCTTTGTAATTTTGACatgtaaaattgttttaatatatataagagaattgttttaattttgacaaTTTAAATCTTAAGATATGGACTAACATGCTGGCTGGGCCTTGGTTATATTATAATCTATTACTATATAATctattactatataaaaaattatataaaagcgttaaaaactttcaattaattattatattcttaatataaattttcgtttctaaaaaatctttaatacAATATTAATAACATCGTAATATACAACTAATACTCATGTTCACTAGTAAaaactatgatattttttttaaaaaaaaatagatggcttttaaaattaacaaaaaaaaaagagagaggaattTTACTTTACTcatcttcaaaaaaatattattcactataatagtgttttttgttcttttcaaatttttttttaatttcaattacatcatttaacattaaatttattgggtcatgagtttgataaactgactcaagtttttttcttctttttctaattcactTTTCTCTCAATtgtatccttcaacattggatttattAGTAATTAGGCTTTGagatttcttttggttttatttctatggagttatctcTATCTCATGACTCGATCACATGTTTAGAGAGTTAACCTAAGTTGAATCGAgttattttttgtatctttttttaattgattttttctcttaattttgtctttcaatactaggttgattagaaattatgcttcataatttatttcattttgctttatattgagttatcttaatctcatgaccCAGATAAGTTAACCTGGGTTGACTTGAGTcattttttaaatcctttttattgattatttttttatttcatccttcaacattgggttaatttattgaaaatttgttttcataaaaaaaaaattatttgcttaTTATGGGATTATCATGGTTTTATGACTTGGCATGTgaattgacaagttaacccgaatTGATCTAATTTGTTATCgtttcattatttataaaaaaaatatcatattaaatatttattttcagtcaaattatatttgtacaTATCGGTCATTTGGGTTGCCTTTGAACCCGTTAAGGCTACCGGATTATATTAGGTCAATTCCCACAcgcttttaatttctttttactaaaaaataagcattattaatgcttaaatattttttttaaaattaaaaaaaattaatcagacCCTTGATGTAGTCCAAGCCAATGATCTAGTAAATCCTAAAATATATAGATTAATCACaacttttcattaaatttttttatttatgcaccATATTATTATCCAAACAGCTAAAAGAGTTTGGAAATTCACTATAAACcaagaaacaaaacaatataaattgaaacaatattttttacttttttgtccTTCTTAACAAAAACTAATGGCCTTGTTGATGGGGTAATATCGTCTTCTCCACGTGATTCATTGCTCATTAGCGATTTAATGGAGGCAAATTGATATTCTCATCTTTTTtagcacaataaaattacttaattacctttaaaaacaaaaaatattaaattgtcaTCTAggggcttcttcttcttttcaatttttatacatagtaaaatgataaaattaccttaaaatcattaattattaagCTAGCATGCAAGgatgtttttgtgttttcaacttggttttttttgttctaatcaagtttaaagatgaaaattttgatattttaataaatatataatattatttaaaaaggcATAAAGGTGGGAcacacatatacatacatacatacataaagATGTGTGTGTAAAAGAAAATGGAGATAAAggattaaagagaaaaataacgATAAGAAATATTGGTAACAAAAAGATGTTATCGAATTTATTAGCATCTTCAAGGGATAGATAATTTGATGGCAGTTATATGAATTGTTAGATTTATTGGTATCAATAAGAATTGAGAGGatatatattgatgataattGTATGAATTGTTGGAAGTATTGGTATCCGGAAGGAAATagctaaattattttaaattttataaattattggaTTTATTGGTATTCATGAGCCCAGATTAACAGCAATTATATGAATTACCAGATTTAATAGGAAGGGATAggaaatttttagattattaaaatatataagaggATAACTAGATTGTTGATAATTAATTGAAGTGTTGGGGTTGTAGCAATTGTAAAGGATTGCTTGGGTGAAAAGATGATTAATGTGGATTAGTTGAATATGTGCATAACTATGTAAAGAATTGACTTTGAGATGTTtgtgttaattaaaatatataacagCAGATGTAGAATTATGgacaatatttttatgattaattaataattaaatctttatgGTTTAGTGTTTTGGTGACATGTATACTATTAGATTTGTAAATTCTTGAATTAAATTCTAAAGTTAGAAGTAGTTCATATtctaaatctttttaattatttaggtGTTACATGTGTGAATGAGTATTTTGTAAATTTGGGAGATTGAGATTAATGTTAATTAAGATGTGATTTAGGATGATTGGTTCGTGATTGTAagattaagaattgagtttttatattgtaatataATGTTGATAATTTGATATGCTTAAAAGTAAAGGAAActttactaaatttttttaaaaaaaaaaatccagtttTAAGGAATGTACCAATATGTTTACATTagatttgaatattaaaaatggaAATGTTAGATATGGTGCTATCTCAATCCTATTCTCATAGTTATAAGATTAACAGGTTAACTTTGGTTgactcgaattttttttttattagttttttttagaattatttttttaaaattcataccatgaaatttttttttttgaggttttcCTTCAACGTGGTAACTTCTAGACTCATAATCACAATCacgaattttaaaagttaatacgagttgaatttgaatttttttttaggttcatttttcaatttatttttattttcaattttattcttcaacatttaattttttgagaatTAGTCTtcgtatttatttttccttttctttctaaggGTTTATTCAAATCATGTGTCCATGATCGCGGGGTTAGCAAGTTAATGCTGGTTaacctagatattttttttaattattttttttcaatttc
Coding sequences within it:
- the LOC133669268 gene encoding beta-galactosidase 16-like, coding for MRRVLFLVAAVLAVIGSGSAVRGRDVTYDGRSLIIDGQRKIVFSGSIHYPRSTPEMWPSLIAKAKEGGLDAIETYVFWNVHEPQPGHYDFSGGHDIVRFIKEVQAQGLYACLRIGPFIQSEWSYGGLPFWLHDIPGIVFRSDNEPFKVYMQNFTAKVVSMMQSENLYASQGGPIILSQIENEYGTVQKAYGQEGLAYVQWAAQMAEGLQTGVPWVMCKQNNAPGHVINSCNGMKCGQTFVGPNSPNKPSIWTENWTTHYQVYGEDAPLRSAEDIAFHVTLFIAAKKGSFVNYYMYHGGTNFGRSASAFVTTSYYDQAPLDEYGLTTQPKWGHLKELHAAIKLCSTPLLSGVQVNLYLGPQQQAYIFNAVSGECAAFLINNDSSNAASVPFRNASYDLPPMSISILPDCKNVSFNTAKVSTQYTTRTMGRGEVLDAADVWQEFTEAIPNFDSTSTRSETLLEQMNTTKDSSDYLWYTFRFQHESSDTQAILDVSSLGHALHAFVNGQAVGSVQGSRKNPRFKFETSVSLSIGINNVSLLSVMVGMPDSGAFLENRAAGLRTVMIRDKQDNNDFTNYSWGYQIGLQGETLQIYTEQGSSQVQWKKFSNAGNPLTWYKTQVDAPPGDVPVALNLASMGKGEAWVNGQSIGRYWPSYRTPNGSAQTWYHVPRSFLKPAGNLLVLQEEEGGNPLQVSLDTVSISQVCGHVTASHLAPVSSWIEHNQRYKNPAKVSGRRPKVLLACPSKSKISRISFASYGTPLGNCRNSFAVGTCHSQNSKAVVQEACLGKMKCSIPVSDRQFGGDPCPAKAKSLMVVAECQ